From the Candida dubliniensis CD36 chromosome 2, complete sequence genome, the window ACCTTTGGTAAAGTTACTTTAACACCTTGTTCACCAATTTCTGCACTGATGTCGTCAAAGTTGACTGGCTTTTCAAACTTCAAGTTGCTGTGGAAAGTACTGCTCTTCTTAGTACCAGCttcctctttttcttgagtaatggtaataatcaattcattctCTTGTTTATCGAAATCAACATTAACTTCATCAGGACTCAAATTTTCTTGGTCATATGAAACCAAATATTTGTCGGACTCTTCAGTTGTCTTTACATTATCATCGAAACCAACAAAGTATTTACCAGAACTAAAGTTCTTCCAAAAGTCATCAAAGAAATCATCCCTTCTTGCTAATGCTCTGTGAGGATGTccagcaccaccaccataGCGAGACACTTGCTGTCCCTTACCATTGTCACCTTGAGCAATCTTTCTTGGATTAAAGTCTGGTGGAACTTCAGTAGCATATTTTCTAGGTCTACCGAagaaatcatcaaaatcagGATCAAAAAAACCGAACCAAGACATTGTTAGCAGCGATATATAA encodes:
- a CDS encoding conserved hypothetical protein (In C. albicans: redicted ORF in Assemblies 19 and 20; protein detected in some, not all, biofilm extracts; fluconazole-downregulated; greater mRNA abundance observed in a cyr1 or ras1 homozygous null mutant than in wild type; transcription is upregulated in response to treatment with ciclopiroxolamine.); its protein translation is MSWFGFFDPDFDDFFGRPRKYATEVPPDFNPRKIAQGDNGKGQQVSRYGGGAGHPHRALARRDDFFDDFWKNFSSGKYFVGFDDNVKTTEESDKYLVSYDQENLSPDEVNVDFDKQENELIITITQEKEEAGTKKSSTFHSNLKFEKPVNFDDISAEIGEQGVKVTLPKVHADHEKIVNIPISKAAAKK